In one Candidatus Peribacter riflensis genomic region, the following are encoded:
- a CDS encoding pyruvate kinase has product MTDPKPIRLTKIICTLGPSSKTPEQLKALAAAGMNVARINLSHGSREEHAKAIRLVQDLNTESCCVASLLDTRGAEIRTGVVIQPIPIAVGQEIVFSNNPQHRDPKGRVVIEVNYDGFANDVRETNTILIDNGTISCAIVSIEPDGSVVARAQDAGMVGSRRHINLPGADIDLPSLTKKDWDDIAFGAEQGVDFVALSFIRNAEEIAEVRSLLRKKGSDMQILTKIETRSAVEENLASIIAASDGIMIARGDLGTDIPIEELPAYQDEIVIRCRDAGKPVIVATHMLESMSAFPIPTRAEVTDVAHAATSRADATMLSGETATGKHPVKCVEMMDRILRATETHEARLQERPEVAVHNEREARADAAVTLAYSTRADAIVAFTRSGQTPRDIAKFRPMIPVIAITPEATVQRKLSLIYGVCALQVPFAAPETTIASGIEAAKRRGIVKRGMRVVLLADAPTHDQNVSTVQMRDIT; this is encoded by the coding sequence ATGACTGATCCCAAACCCATACGGCTCACCAAAATCATCTGCACCCTCGGACCCTCTTCTAAAACCCCGGAGCAGCTGAAGGCGTTGGCCGCAGCCGGCATGAACGTCGCGCGCATCAACCTCTCGCACGGATCGCGCGAGGAACATGCGAAGGCCATCCGGCTGGTGCAGGATCTCAATACGGAGAGCTGTTGTGTGGCCAGTCTGCTCGACACGCGCGGCGCGGAAATCCGCACGGGAGTCGTCATCCAGCCCATTCCCATCGCCGTCGGACAGGAAATTGTCTTTTCCAATAACCCGCAGCACCGTGACCCAAAAGGCCGGGTGGTGATCGAGGTCAACTACGACGGATTCGCCAATGACGTGCGCGAGACGAATACGATCCTCATCGACAACGGCACTATCTCGTGCGCGATCGTCTCGATCGAGCCGGACGGCAGCGTGGTGGCCCGTGCGCAAGACGCCGGCATGGTCGGCTCGCGTCGACACATCAACCTGCCGGGAGCCGACATCGACCTCCCCTCCCTCACCAAGAAAGACTGGGATGACATCGCCTTCGGTGCGGAGCAGGGCGTGGATTTCGTGGCGCTCTCGTTCATCCGCAATGCCGAGGAAATCGCCGAAGTGCGCTCGCTGCTGCGGAAGAAAGGCAGTGACATGCAGATTCTCACAAAGATCGAGACACGGAGCGCCGTCGAAGAGAACCTGGCCAGCATCATCGCGGCCTCCGACGGCATCATGATCGCGCGCGGAGACCTGGGCACCGACATCCCCATCGAGGAGCTCCCCGCGTACCAGGATGAGATCGTCATCCGCTGCCGCGATGCCGGTAAGCCCGTGATTGTCGCCACACACATGCTCGAGAGCATGAGCGCGTTCCCCATCCCCACCCGCGCCGAAGTCACCGATGTCGCCCATGCAGCCACGAGTCGTGCCGATGCAACCATGCTCTCGGGCGAGACCGCAACAGGCAAGCACCCCGTGAAGTGCGTGGAGATGATGGATCGCATCCTCCGGGCCACTGAGACACACGAAGCGAGGCTGCAGGAGCGGCCGGAGGTCGCCGTGCACAACGAGCGCGAAGCCCGCGCCGACGCCGCCGTCACGCTCGCCTATTCCACCCGGGCAGATGCCATCGTGGCCTTCACGCGGTCGGGCCAGACCCCGCGCGACATCGCGAAGTTCCGTCCCATGATTCCGGTGATTGCCATCACGCCCGAAGCCACCGTACAGAGAAAACTATCCCTCATCTACGGCGTGTGTGCCCTGCAGGTGCCGTTCGCCGCTCCCGAAACGACCATCGCCTCGGGCATTGAAGCGGCAAAACGCCGTGGCATAGTGAAACGGGGCATGCGCGTGGTGCTCCTCGCCGATGCGCCCACGCACGATCAAAACGTCAGCACCGTGCAGATGCGGGACATCACGTGA
- a CDS encoding 16S rRNA (cytosine1402-N4)-methyltransferase: MHTPVLLQEALTLLDPQEGETVCDVTLGLGGHAEAFLQKVASGGTLIGLDADAQNLASAEERLKSLPGHLDLRHANFRDLQQLSLPQVDVLFADLGLSSPHVDDAKRGFTFREDVPLDLRFDRTRGVSAAAWLQQISEEDLTHALQEFGEVRGARRLAERLKEHIMHTTFDVVHAVEAAFGWRAKTVMAQVFQALRIAVNDELGALDSLLAAGPSLLKPGGRMGVISYHSLEDRRVKQVFRTLTTAPVHPDTGQDLHPALFALLTRKAIVPSDAEQSRNPRSRSAKLRVIMRSAATPA, from the coding sequence GTGCACACACCGGTTCTGCTCCAAGAAGCCCTCACGCTCCTCGACCCCCAAGAAGGCGAGACGGTCTGCGATGTCACGCTGGGGCTGGGCGGGCACGCGGAGGCTTTTCTGCAGAAGGTGGCGTCGGGCGGCACGCTCATCGGCCTTGATGCGGATGCCCAAAATCTGGCTTCAGCAGAGGAACGCCTGAAATCCCTGCCCGGCCATCTGGATCTGCGGCATGCCAACTTCAGAGATCTGCAGCAACTGTCACTCCCGCAGGTGGATGTGCTCTTCGCAGATCTGGGTCTGAGTTCGCCGCACGTGGACGATGCGAAGCGCGGGTTTACCTTTCGTGAGGATGTGCCGTTGGATCTGCGTTTCGATCGCACCCGGGGTGTATCCGCTGCCGCATGGCTGCAGCAGATTTCCGAGGAAGATCTCACGCATGCCCTGCAGGAATTTGGAGAAGTTCGCGGGGCGCGTCGTCTTGCTGAGAGGCTCAAAGAGCACATCATGCACACCACCTTCGATGTGGTGCACGCGGTGGAAGCCGCATTCGGCTGGCGCGCAAAGACCGTGATGGCGCAGGTGTTTCAGGCGCTGCGCATTGCCGTCAACGATGAGCTTGGAGCACTCGACTCACTCTTGGCTGCTGGTCCTTCACTCCTCAAACCCGGGGGGCGGATGGGGGTGATCAGCTACCATTCTCTCGAGGACCGCCGGGTGAAGCAGGTCTTTCGCACACTGACCACTGCCCCGGTCCACCCCGACACCGGCCAGGATCTGCATCCCGCTCTTTTCGCTCTGCTCACCCGTAAAGCCATTGTTCCCTCCGATGCCGAACAGAGCCGGAATCCGCGTTCGCGCAGCGCGAAGTTGCGCGTGATCATGCGAAGTGCTGCAACGCCAGCGTGA
- a CDS encoding transaldolase, with protein MKLFLDTANVDQVAEIASWGVLDGVTTNPSLVAKEGKDFKETVLAMCALVPCVSAQVTATDAEGMKKQAVEYSKWHKHVVVKVPMTVEGLKALKFCSEKGIKTNCTLVFSVPQAVLAAKAGASIISPFVGRIDDAGGDGMLLIADIMKAWEHYKFPTEVLVASTRKPEHILRSAVLGAHIATIPYAVFKELPLHPLTDTGLKKFMDDWEKVKK; from the coding sequence ATGAAATTATTTTTGGACACAGCCAATGTCGATCAGGTCGCCGAGATTGCCTCGTGGGGTGTGCTGGACGGCGTCACCACCAATCCTTCGCTCGTTGCTAAAGAAGGCAAAGATTTTAAAGAGACAGTGCTAGCGATGTGCGCGCTCGTGCCATGCGTCAGCGCGCAGGTGACGGCCACCGATGCCGAAGGAATGAAGAAGCAGGCCGTGGAATACAGCAAGTGGCACAAGCATGTCGTCGTGAAGGTCCCCATGACAGTGGAGGGGCTCAAGGCGCTGAAATTCTGCAGTGAGAAGGGGATCAAGACGAATTGCACATTGGTCTTTTCCGTCCCTCAAGCCGTTCTCGCCGCCAAGGCAGGCGCTTCGATCATCAGCCCCTTTGTCGGACGCATCGATGATGCGGGCGGTGATGGCATGTTGCTCATCGCGGATATCATGAAAGCTTGGGAGCACTATAAGTTTCCGACGGAAGTATTGGTGGCCTCCACCAGAAAGCCGGAGCATATTCTGCGTTCAGCAGTCCTCGGCGCGCACATCGCCACGATCCCGTATGCGGTTTTCAAAGAGCTCCCCCTGCATCCGCTCACGGATACGGGCCTGAAGAAATTTATGGATGACTGGGAGAAGGTGAAGAAGTGA
- a CDS encoding transketolase yields the protein MSLQRVAKSIQTGERIWVGPQESTPLTTEEQKAYDLAKTILCHLAVQAPTTHASGHPGGPLSAFTFAYLLSAARDPLVDQPLRMSAGHLSLLAYGLQWLFGREGNDARLASPQTIIDTFRTAQGLPGHIEAGIGDIPFGTGPLGKGVSNALGAAFGLHYLRNLSPNPNPSPIVDVLLADGDAEEGQVMEAFRLASRLQVDHLIVHGDFNDMQLSGLPSQTVAADFAGIAHAAGWHVIEVQNGNDPEQVHAAITKATALTGKGHPIFVCYYTTMGHGIPFMEEGSNTGKKNYHGSPLSKEEATQALALLPHLEETVRAYEPFRAREKKRCATGKCTLTDLPLKFSASSLKGYKRTITDQKGAARRDFGATHIKALMAADPRIVVLHADLAGSGGFDEVAKEFPDRVINVGVAEANMLMMAAGMRQVGLFPVTYTFAAFGTNEARANARLIDINCGHTRCGILNDCTHAGLSVGEDGETHQEQNYFNLPFRHTQVWAPADSNQAAAMAEKAMEIIAEGHQSVFVFSPRTGHAQLTDSAGKLIYGADYTFEGKADLIRGSDDVLDQVTIIATGIPVHRAVEAADQLLARPEKVRVRVLNVGSIRPIDAAAVLKAALETGRLIVAEDHNSEGGLAAQVADIIADFALPCSLRRLGLNQYFPSAKAEDLELMAGLDTESILNAVLDEIHAEVRGGEDAFVSSLFEMAHHLRFSRFRATALPFVEKLLSEEGYLDLLRTHFARRACPAGRLPKNDQLLERLQEETQAV from the coding sequence ATGTCACTTCAGCGTGTCGCAAAAAGTATACAGACCGGCGAGCGGATTTGGGTGGGTCCCCAGGAAAGCACGCCACTCACGACGGAGGAACAGAAGGCCTACGACCTCGCGAAGACCATCCTCTGTCACTTGGCTGTGCAAGCGCCGACCACGCACGCCTCGGGGCACCCCGGCGGCCCGCTCTCGGCCTTCACCTTCGCCTACCTGCTCTCGGCAGCACGAGACCCGCTCGTTGATCAGCCGCTCCGCATGAGTGCGGGGCATCTGTCGCTGCTCGCCTACGGCCTGCAGTGGCTCTTCGGCCGGGAGGGCAACGATGCACGCCTGGCCTCCCCGCAGACGATCATCGACACCTTTCGCACGGCTCAGGGGCTGCCCGGGCACATCGAAGCCGGCATCGGCGATATCCCCTTCGGAACAGGCCCGCTGGGCAAGGGCGTGAGCAATGCCCTTGGCGCCGCTTTCGGTCTTCACTATCTCCGCAACCTCTCCCCTAACCCTAATCCTAGTCCTATCGTGGATGTGCTGCTGGCGGATGGCGATGCGGAAGAGGGACAGGTGATGGAGGCATTCCGCCTCGCTTCGCGCCTGCAGGTCGATCACCTCATCGTCCACGGGGACTTCAACGACATGCAGCTCTCGGGCCTGCCGTCCCAAACGGTCGCCGCGGATTTTGCGGGGATCGCCCACGCCGCAGGATGGCACGTGATCGAGGTGCAGAACGGCAATGATCCCGAACAAGTGCATGCAGCCATCACCAAAGCAACGGCCCTCACGGGCAAGGGCCACCCCATCTTCGTCTGTTACTACACCACAATGGGACACGGCATCCCCTTCATGGAGGAAGGATCGAATACGGGCAAGAAGAACTACCACGGCTCTCCCTTAAGCAAAGAGGAGGCCACACAGGCACTCGCGCTGCTCCCGCATCTGGAAGAAACCGTGCGCGCCTACGAGCCTTTCCGCGCACGAGAGAAGAAACGCTGCGCTACGGGCAAATGTACTCTGACCGATTTGCCGCTGAAGTTCTCGGCGTCCTCGCTCAAAGGGTACAAGCGCACGATCACGGATCAGAAAGGCGCCGCCCGCAGGGATTTCGGAGCGACGCACATCAAGGCCCTCATGGCCGCGGATCCGCGCATCGTCGTGCTACACGCAGACCTCGCGGGATCGGGCGGATTTGATGAAGTGGCGAAGGAATTTCCCGACCGCGTGATCAATGTCGGGGTCGCCGAGGCGAACATGCTCATGATGGCCGCGGGCATGCGGCAGGTCGGCCTGTTTCCCGTCACCTACACGTTCGCCGCGTTCGGGACCAACGAGGCGCGGGCGAATGCGCGCCTGATCGACATCAACTGCGGCCACACGCGCTGCGGGATTCTGAATGACTGCACCCATGCGGGCCTGAGCGTGGGCGAGGATGGCGAAACCCATCAGGAACAGAACTATTTCAACCTTCCCTTCCGGCACACGCAGGTCTGGGCTCCGGCCGACTCGAACCAGGCCGCCGCGATGGCGGAAAAAGCGATGGAAATCATCGCCGAAGGGCATCAGTCCGTCTTCGTCTTCTCGCCGAGGACAGGGCACGCGCAGCTCACCGACAGCGCCGGCAAACTGATCTACGGAGCGGACTACACGTTCGAAGGCAAAGCGGATCTCATCCGGGGATCGGATGATGTGCTGGATCAGGTGACGATCATCGCTACGGGCATCCCCGTACACCGGGCAGTGGAAGCGGCGGATCAATTGCTCGCACGCCCCGAAAAAGTGCGTGTGCGTGTGCTCAACGTGGGCAGTATCCGGCCGATCGATGCAGCGGCGGTACTGAAAGCTGCCCTCGAAACCGGACGGCTAATCGTGGCCGAAGATCACAACAGCGAAGGGGGTCTCGCCGCGCAGGTGGCGGACATCATTGCCGATTTCGCCCTCCCCTGCTCTCTCCGGCGCCTCGGCTTGAACCAGTACTTCCCGTCCGCCAAGGCGGAAGATTTGGAACTCATGGCGGGGTTGGATACCGAGAGCATCCTCAATGCCGTCTTAGACGAAATTCATGCCGAAGTGCGCGGCGGCGAAGACGCCTTCGTAAGCTCTCTCTTCGAAATGGCGCACCATTTGCGCTTCAGCCGCTTTCGGGCAACGGCCCTCCCCTTTGTCGAGAAACTCCTCTCGGAGGAAGGCTACCTGGACTTGCTCCGTACGCACTTCGCCCGGCGCGCCTGCCCGGCGGGCAGACTCCCGAAGAATGATCAGCTACTGGAACGGCTGCAGGAAGAAACGCAGGCTGTCTGA
- a CDS encoding integrase catalytic subunit encodes MTVSSSFKRGDIEQILKKADIFHLSAEARVRLNCLLYYFTHGRNASETACHFGIARATFYNWLKKINLHDLCALENCSKAPKHVPQPITDERTVDLIRRHRMSDPLLGKKKLSKHLRSAHGISLSASTVGRTINRHGFYFADTPAHRAKRDERRLDGWRKAVVLVSTATGASLLADVPFAHALEGSIYELHPTSPDQTGDGVLEGSAFTLQEGGITDTAQPLQGSVFTITIPAAASSSSLSSSSPSATPAGGPATGGGRRTIPVVQLPSSPSSPASAPSPPSTPSPLKFGESLYAVPSPTLTGTAKTGTPAKVTDSKTGSAVPPPTHTDQTGSYREAAPPLPPVVVTPSFAETWLPSVISAAVVLTVLAGLIGRTWLYHVITNGLGWRSLRTVATLSRKSFFVSLMGASLLFALLWNITSASAATTVPLTRWYQGHLLNADGSAVTTAVTIRFSEWKSADFTAADLTATGSINTSATHYVNWQEEHTLTPTSDGSFAVELGSVNALPDLSALPPSTLTSLYLQVDVKVSGAADSTYDLLDSNTSSATTDRTSILSLPFARTADLLDQRDTGTASGSIPVLTTGGALSLDGDLTINADNEASDATLTFGNNLLNETLKFSATLNRFDFSDDVSIGGDLEVTGTMSGAFLQITGTGASPLIKTQGGNIGIGTATPAAQLDVTISIGLNGETIEHWDEVPLDDPYKLKDWFDTTQGAGRISGGRITANADGTVTVLAGSGLVHITEATVQENPLDCSTCGQISDLEYITWTGTSALVLTNNDYNYIYYDYETASVRATTDFNAISFTREFTLGRAYRRDTEVIVRLCGTNLWNFNRRVQLFGEEVYPIVRATGMAISEVGTRGLAVTAGVLWAELVNRFVTDAFSTATGTFSTWHRDGSGGWTETTGQTQLSNTSYDDGDGVLGTLTNGRYGIHFIYVLHDSTVHSVYGQVQNYTQLQAEAAQPPASIPDLLASYATLIGKVIIQKNGANFAEIQSAFEQTFAGAGTVIHNDTSGLQGGVAAEYYHLTSSEYTGTGSGVFVRATSPTFGGSVTLPLGIWNSTGRVGIGTATPETELEVIGTLSGSSIVNSSGGGYVGAAACYLANGTLGHCTSADGSSCGCTAN; translated from the coding sequence ATGACAGTATCTTCCTCATTCAAACGCGGCGATATCGAGCAAATTCTGAAGAAAGCAGACATCTTCCATCTGAGCGCGGAGGCTCGTGTACGTCTCAACTGCTTGCTGTACTACTTCACGCACGGCAGGAACGCTTCCGAGACCGCGTGCCATTTCGGCATTGCACGTGCAACGTTCTACAACTGGCTGAAGAAAATTAATCTCCATGATCTCTGTGCACTCGAAAATTGCTCAAAGGCCCCGAAGCACGTACCGCAACCGATAACGGACGAGCGAACGGTGGATCTGATCCGCAGGCATCGTATGAGCGATCCTCTCCTCGGAAAGAAGAAGCTCAGCAAACACCTGCGCTCCGCGCATGGCATCTCTCTCTCTGCATCCACGGTCGGGCGCACCATCAACCGACACGGCTTCTACTTCGCCGATACGCCTGCGCACCGCGCAAAGCGTGACGAACGCAGGCTGGATGGATGGCGGAAGGCAGTGGTCCTCGTGAGCACCGCCACAGGCGCCTCCCTCCTCGCCGATGTTCCGTTCGCTCACGCACTGGAAGGTTCAATCTATGAGCTGCATCCGACATCCCCCGATCAAACTGGTGATGGAGTCCTCGAGGGATCGGCGTTCACCCTGCAGGAAGGGGGCATAACAGACACAGCACAACCGCTCCAGGGTTCCGTTTTCACAATCACGATACCGGCAGCCGCTTCGTCTTCCTCTCTGTCGTCGTCTTCCCCATCCGCAACACCGGCTGGCGGTCCTGCGACGGGCGGAGGACGCCGCACGATCCCCGTCGTGCAATTGCCGTCCTCTCCCTCCTCACCGGCTTCTGCCCCCTCTCCCCCCTCCACACCCTCTCCACTCAAATTCGGAGAATCTCTCTATGCAGTCCCCTCCCCGACGCTTACGGGGACAGCGAAGACCGGCACTCCCGCGAAAGTGACCGACAGCAAGACAGGATCTGCCGTGCCTCCTCCCACCCATACCGACCAAACCGGTTCCTACCGCGAAGCAGCCCCGCCGCTGCCACCTGTCGTCGTTACGCCTTCGTTTGCAGAAACATGGCTGCCCAGCGTGATCTCTGCAGCAGTCGTATTGACAGTGCTCGCAGGTCTCATCGGCCGTACATGGCTGTACCACGTCATCACCAACGGGTTGGGATGGCGCTCGTTGCGAACCGTTGCGACGCTCTCGCGCAAGTCTTTCTTCGTGTCTCTGATGGGCGCCTCACTCCTCTTCGCCCTCCTCTGGAACATCACATCGGCCAGCGCCGCAACGACCGTGCCGCTCACGCGCTGGTATCAGGGACATCTGCTCAACGCGGATGGAAGCGCGGTCACGACAGCCGTGACCATCCGGTTCAGCGAATGGAAGAGCGCCGATTTCACCGCCGCTGACCTCACGGCGACCGGCTCGATCAACACATCGGCAACCCACTACGTGAACTGGCAGGAGGAACACACACTGACACCCACAAGCGACGGATCCTTTGCGGTCGAACTGGGATCCGTCAACGCCCTGCCCGACCTGAGCGCGCTGCCCCCCAGCACGCTGACGAGCCTCTACCTGCAAGTGGATGTGAAGGTATCGGGCGCGGCAGACTCGACGTACGACCTGCTCGATTCCAACACGAGCAGTGCAACGACAGACAGAACCTCGATTCTCTCTCTGCCCTTCGCACGCACTGCCGATCTCTTGGACCAGCGCGACACCGGCACGGCAAGCGGCTCCATCCCCGTGCTCACGACGGGTGGCGCGCTCTCGCTCGACGGAGACCTGACCATCAATGCGGATAATGAAGCAAGTGACGCCACCCTCACCTTCGGCAACAACCTCCTCAACGAAACGCTCAAGTTCTCGGCAACTCTCAACCGCTTCGACTTCAGTGATGATGTGTCGATCGGCGGAGACCTGGAGGTGACGGGGACGATGTCGGGAGCATTCCTGCAGATCACAGGGACAGGGGCATCCCCCCTCATCAAAACTCAGGGGGGGAATATCGGCATCGGCACCGCCACACCAGCAGCGCAGCTGGATGTCACCATCTCCATCGGACTCAATGGCGAAACCATCGAACATTGGGACGAGGTGCCGCTGGATGATCCCTACAAACTCAAAGACTGGTTTGATACCACGCAGGGAGCAGGACGCATCAGCGGCGGCAGAATCACCGCCAACGCCGACGGAACCGTCACGGTCCTCGCGGGCTCGGGCCTCGTGCACATCACCGAGGCAACCGTGCAGGAAAACCCCCTCGACTGTTCCACATGCGGCCAGATCTCGGATCTCGAATACATCACATGGACCGGCACCTCCGCCCTCGTCCTCACGAACAACGATTACAACTACATCTACTATGACTACGAAACGGCCAGCGTGCGCGCCACGACGGATTTCAACGCGATCTCCTTCACGCGGGAGTTCACGCTGGGACGCGCGTACCGCAGGGACACTGAAGTCATCGTGCGTCTCTGTGGCACGAACCTCTGGAACTTCAACCGCAGAGTGCAGCTCTTCGGCGAGGAGGTGTACCCCATCGTGCGGGCAACCGGCATGGCGATCTCAGAAGTGGGGACACGGGGACTGGCCGTCACTGCGGGTGTGCTCTGGGCGGAACTGGTCAACCGCTTCGTCACCGATGCCTTCTCGACGGCCACCGGCACCTTCTCGACATGGCACAGGGACGGGAGCGGCGGCTGGACGGAGACCACGGGCCAGACACAACTGTCCAATACATCCTACGACGACGGAGATGGCGTGCTGGGAACTCTGACCAACGGACGGTACGGCATCCACTTCATCTACGTGCTGCACGATTCCACGGTGCACTCGGTCTACGGCCAGGTACAGAACTACACCCAACTCCAGGCAGAGGCGGCCCAGCCTCCGGCATCCATTCCGGACCTGCTGGCTTCGTATGCAACACTCATCGGCAAAGTGATCATCCAGAAGAACGGCGCCAACTTCGCCGAAATACAGTCCGCCTTTGAACAGACGTTCGCGGGCGCGGGAACCGTCATCCACAATGACACCTCGGGATTGCAGGGTGGAGTGGCAGCAGAGTACTACCACCTGACCTCGAGCGAATACACGGGAACAGGATCGGGGGTGTTCGTACGCGCCACCTCTCCGACATTCGGCGGTTCCGTCACCCTGCCGCTCGGCATCTGGAACTCCACCGGCCGCGTGGGCATTGGTACAGCAACACCAGAGACAGAGCTGGAAGTCATCGGCACCCTGTCGGGTTCCTCCATCGTCAACTCCAGTGGAGGGGGCTACGTAGGCGCTGCAGCCTGTTACCTCGCCAACGGCACGCTCGGCCATTGCACCAGTGCCGATGGGTCATCCTGCGGGTGCACGGCGAATTAA
- a CDS encoding glucokinase produces MPSVLGVDLGGTKLAIARFETQSWAIQGAETVPTAGKSFPVIVEEMLAGITKFRTADTQAVGIGVPGLVDRSGRIHTTPNIPGGDGFPLLEMLKKEWKLPITIENDSSCFTLAEALQGAGRGHRVVVGITMGTGVGGGIVIDGKIFSGEHGFATEFGHMLLKPGAPPFDSANKRGEIEQFLSGTALRKRCPAAKRPEETLTGPTCAHLHETVVREIVWMSCSLIHCIDPGIIVFGGSAGRALRPHLPAIEKELKSWLLPKSPIPHLAIGALEHAGTLGAALLTQK; encoded by the coding sequence ATGCCTTCAGTACTCGGAGTTGATCTCGGCGGGACGAAGCTGGCCATCGCACGCTTTGAAACGCAATCATGGGCCATTCAGGGTGCGGAAACGGTGCCCACCGCAGGCAAATCTTTTCCGGTGATCGTGGAAGAGATGCTCGCGGGAATCACAAAATTCCGCACCGCGGATACGCAGGCAGTCGGCATCGGCGTACCGGGACTCGTCGACCGATCGGGACGCATCCACACCACTCCCAACATCCCCGGCGGAGACGGGTTCCCGCTCCTCGAAATGCTGAAGAAAGAATGGAAGCTCCCCATCACGATCGAGAACGATTCCTCCTGCTTCACACTGGCCGAGGCCCTGCAGGGCGCAGGGAGGGGGCACCGCGTGGTCGTCGGCATCACCATGGGAACGGGCGTCGGAGGAGGAATCGTGATCGACGGCAAAATTTTCTCCGGCGAACACGGCTTCGCCACTGAGTTCGGCCACATGCTGCTCAAGCCGGGAGCTCCTCCGTTCGATTCTGCAAACAAACGCGGAGAAATCGAGCAATTCCTCTCGGGAACAGCGCTCAGAAAACGCTGCCCGGCCGCCAAACGTCCCGAGGAAACACTCACGGGACCGACCTGCGCGCATCTGCACGAGACCGTGGTGCGTGAGATCGTCTGGATGAGTTGCAGCCTCATTCACTGTATCGATCCCGGCATCATCGTCTTCGGCGGCAGCGCGGGACGGGCACTGCGGCCGCACCTTCCGGCCATCGAGAAAGAACTGAAGAGCTGGCTGCTGCCGAAAAGCCCCATTCCACACCTCGCCATCGGGGCACTGGAGCATGCGGGAACACTGGGGGCGGCGTTATTAACACAGAAATAG
- a CDS encoding putative endonuclease, translating into MWYFYVLQSTKNPDYFYKGSTDNLQRRLRQHNQSLVTSTKPFGPFRLVYYEAYLSEHGARIREASVKKSGSVSVPLLRRIRDSLS; encoded by the coding sequence ATGTGGTACTTCTACGTTCTCCAGAGCACGAAGAATCCCGATTACTTCTATAAGGGATCAACGGATAATTTGCAGAGAAGATTACGGCAACACAACCAGAGCTTGGTCACATCAACGAAGCCCTTTGGACCATTTCGTCTCGTCTACTATGAAGCATATCTTAGCGAACACGGAGCACGCATCCGCGAGGCTTCCGTCAAGAAAAGCGGCTCCGTTTCCGTTCCTCTCTTACGAAGAATACGAGACAGTCTTTCTTGA